The Methanobrevibacter sp. genome includes a region encoding these proteins:
- a CDS encoding glutamine amidotransferase — protein MCGIAGVIYKDKKTHPVGKALTSMLESLQHRGPDSAGYSIYGSLDLPENHYQLNIEVKRRRGVLDNLKSQLTQISPIFKEQLIESVGGSDVFKCEIALDDYSLLQPSIREIDEIENVRVINGSHSFEMIKDVGKVKYIAKRFDVENRMGTHGIGHTRFATESGVDRYHAHPYQSYIIPDITVVHNGQITNYWKIRDSLERKGHAFESFNDTECIVHYMADKLNQGYKLEEALNQAVVDLDGPFSILVGTPKGIGIAKDKLGLRPGVMVETDEIFAVASEEMALHNVIDSDQIEQIAPGETRAYTI, from the coding sequence ATGTGTGGAATAGCAGGTGTAATATACAAAGATAAAAAAACTCACCCCGTAGGAAAAGCATTAACATCAATGTTAGAATCATTACAACATAGAGGACCGGATTCCGCCGGTTATTCAATCTACGGCAGTTTAGATTTACCTGAAAATCATTATCAATTAAACATTGAAGTAAAAAGAAGAAGAGGTGTATTAGACAATTTAAAATCACAATTAACTCAAATAAGCCCAATATTTAAAGAGCAATTAATTGAGTCTGTAGGAGGTTCAGACGTATTTAAATGTGAAATAGCATTGGATGACTATTCTCTTTTACAGCCATCTATAAGAGAAATTGATGAAATAGAAAATGTAAGAGTCATCAACGGTTCACATTCATTTGAAATGATAAAAGACGTAGGTAAAGTAAAATACATTGCAAAACGGTTTGATGTTGAAAATAGAATGGGAACACATGGAATAGGACATACCCGTTTTGCAACAGAAAGCGGAGTAGACCGTTATCATGCACACCCTTATCAGAGTTACATCATACCCGATATAACCGTAGTGCATAATGGGCAAATTACCAATTACTGGAAAATAAGAGATTCATTAGAACGGAAAGGACATGCTTTCGAATCATTTAACGATACCGAATGTATTGTTCATTATATGGCAGATAAACTTAACCAAGGTTATAAATTAGAAGAAGCACTAAATCAGGCAGTAGTTGATTTGGACGGTCCTTTTTCAATATTGGTGGGAACACCAAAAGGCATAGGTATTGCAAAGGACAAACTTGGCCTTAGACCTGGAGTAATGGTGGAAACTGATGAAATTTTTGCAGTGGCTTCAGAAGAAATGGCATTGCATAATGTCATCGATTCTGATCAAATAGAGCAAATAGCTCCAGGTGAAACAAGAGCTTACACCATTTAA
- a CDS encoding tributyrin esterase, whose product MKEYIIDAKKMDEKELNRAIKKQATYHDKLIINNPESRHNICAGLTEDVDIKINGSAGYFVGTMINGSKIRINGNAGWFAGDNMTKGELIIEGTAGDGAGQGIYGGTVIVKGSAGSRTGEIMKGGTVIIGGNSGYMTGLLMMGGKLIILGDVTDDVGESIMRGTIYVLGNVKSLGKNAIMEKTTLEDQKNLKEILTKYDFELTDIDYTNFKKITNIQ is encoded by the coding sequence ATGAAAGAATACATTATTGATGCAAAAAAGATGGATGAGAAAGAACTGAATCGTGCAATAAAAAAACAGGCTACATACCATGATAAACTCATCATTAATAATCCCGAATCCAGACACAATATCTGTGCAGGGTTAACTGAAGACGTGGATATAAAAATCAACGGTTCTGCAGGTTATTTTGTTGGAACAATGATTAATGGATCAAAGATACGCATAAACGGAAATGCCGGCTGGTTTGCCGGAGACAATATGACAAAAGGAGAATTAATCATTGAAGGTACCGCCGGTGATGGTGCAGGACAAGGAATCTATGGCGGAACAGTAATAGTAAAAGGAAGCGCAGGTTCAAGAACCGGAGAAATCATGAAAGGTGGAACAGTAATAATCGGAGGAAATAGCGGATATATGACAGGATTGCTTATGATGGGTGGCAAACTCATAATACTTGGCGATGTAACCGATGATGTCGGCGAATCAATTATGAGAGGAACCATATATGTTCTTGGAAATGTGAAAAGTTTGGGAAAAAATGCCATTATGGAAAAAACCACACTTGAAGATCAAAAAAATCTAAAAGAGATTTTAACAAAATACGATTTTGAACTAACTGATATCGATTATACAAACTTTAAAAAGATTACCAATATACAATAG